From Primulina huaijiensis isolate GDHJ02 chromosome 15, ASM1229523v2, whole genome shotgun sequence, one genomic window encodes:
- the LOC140959915 gene encoding probable xyloglucan endotransglucosylase/hydrolase protein 32: MALFLLGWIGYVFMLIRSSNAQGPPSPGYYPTAKIGSIGFDQGFRNRWSPQHQSLDQGTLTVWLDRSSGSGFKSLDSYSSGYFGAAIKLQPGYTAGVITSFYLSNNEDHPGDHDEIDIEFLGTTLDKPYVLQTNVYMRGSGDGNNIIGREVRFHLWFDPTKAFHNYAILWNPSEIIFFVDDVPIRRYPRKSDATFPLRPMYVYGSIWDASSWATENGRYKADYNYQPFVGKYNNFKISGCKGAASCRLITASPSGSGGLSSQQYAAMSWAQNRYKFYDYCEDSQRDHRLTPEC; the protein is encoded by the exons ATGGCTCTCTTTCTTTTAGGGTGGATCGGCTATGTTTTCATGCTGATCAGAAGTAGCAATGCACAGGGTCCACCTTCTCCAGGCTACTATCCCACAGCTAAAATAGGATCGATCGGTTTCGACCAAGGGTTCAGGAATCGCTGGAGTCCTCAGCATCAAAGTCTCGACCAAGGCACACTCACTGTTTGGCTTGATAGGAGCTCAG GAAGTGGGTTTAAATCACTTGATTCTTATTCATCTGGTTATTTCGGTGCGGCAATCAAGCTTCAACCTGGTTACACGGCTGGAGTTATCACATCTTTCTAC CTTTCAAACAATGAAGACCATCCAGGGGATCACGATGAAATCGACATCGAGTTCTTGGGAACGACGCTGGACAAGCCTTATGTGTTGCAAACAAATGTTTACATGAGAGGGAGTGGGGATGGCAACAATATCATAGGGAGAGAAGTGAGATTTCACCTTTGGTTCGATCCCACCAAAGCCTTCCACAACTACGCCATTCTCTGGAACCCATCAGAGATCAT ATTTTTTGTGGATGATGTGCCCATTAGAAGGTATCCTAGGAAAAGTGATGCCACTTTTCCATTAAGGCCAATGTATGTGTATGGATCCATATGGGATGCTTCTTCATGGGCCACCGAAAACGGTCGGTATAAAGCGGATTACAACTATCAACCCTTCGTCGGAAAGTACAATAACTTCAAGATAAGTGGTTGCAAAGGGGCCGCCTCGTGCCGCCTCATCACCGCCTCGCCCTCCGGTTCTGGTGGGCTGAGCAGCCAACAATATGCTGCCATGAGTTGGGCCCAAAATAGGTACAAGTTTTATGACTATTGTGAGGACTCACAAAGAGACCATAGACTCACACCTGAGTGTTGA
- the LOC140960333 gene encoding lactoylglutathione lyase isoform X2 gives MASKESASNNPGLHASIDEATKGYFLQQTMLRTKDPKVSLDFYSRIMGMSLLKRLDFPEMKFTLYFLGYQDTSLAPTDPVERTSWTFGQKAVLELTHNWGTESDPDFKGYHNGNSEPRGFGKMKDIAFIKDPDGYWIEIFDTTTIANSTASAAV, from the exons ATGGCATCTAAAGAATCAGCTTCCAATAATCCTGGGCTCCACGCTTCTATTGATGAGGCCACCAAAGGGTATTTCTTGCAACAAACT ATGCTTCGGACGAAGGATCCCAAAGTTAGTCTTGATTTCTACTCTCGGATAATGGGAATGTC GTTGCTTAAGAGATTGGATTTTCCGGAGATGAAGTTTACTTTGTACTTTTTGGGATACCAG GATACATCATTGGCTCCCACTGATCCCGTTGAGCGCACGTCTTGGACATTTGGTCAGAAAGCTGTTCTTGAGCTCACTCA TAACTGGGGTACTGAATCTGATCCGGATTTCAAGGGTTATCACAATGGGAACTCAGAACCTCGTGGTTTTG GAAAAATGAAGGATATTGCTTTTATTAAGGACCCAGATGGCTACTGGATTGAAATCTTTGACACTACCACGATTGCAAATTCAACTGCTAGTGCTGCTGTTTGA
- the LOC140960333 gene encoding lactoylglutathione lyase isoform X1, with translation MASKESASNNPGLHASIDEATKGYFLQQTMLRTKDPKVSLDFYSRIMGMSLLKRLDFPEMKFTLYFLGYQDTSLAPTDPVERTSWTFGQKAVLELTHNWGTESDPDFKGYHNGNSEPRGFGHIGITVDDVHEACKRFENLGVEFVKKPNDGKMKDIAFIKDPDGYWIEIFDTTTIANSTASAAV, from the exons ATGGCATCTAAAGAATCAGCTTCCAATAATCCTGGGCTCCACGCTTCTATTGATGAGGCCACCAAAGGGTATTTCTTGCAACAAACT ATGCTTCGGACGAAGGATCCCAAAGTTAGTCTTGATTTCTACTCTCGGATAATGGGAATGTC GTTGCTTAAGAGATTGGATTTTCCGGAGATGAAGTTTACTTTGTACTTTTTGGGATACCAG GATACATCATTGGCTCCCACTGATCCCGTTGAGCGCACGTCTTGGACATTTGGTCAGAAAGCTGTTCTTGAGCTCACTCA TAACTGGGGTACTGAATCTGATCCGGATTTCAAGGGTTATCACAATGGGAACTCAGAACCTCGTGGTTTTG GACACATAGGTATCACCGTCGATGATGTGCACGAGGCTTGCAAAAGATTTGAAAACTTAGGAGTGGAATTCGTGAAGAAACCCAATGATG GAAAAATGAAGGATATTGCTTTTATTAAGGACCCAGATGGCTACTGGATTGAAATCTTTGACACTACCACGATTGCAAATTCAACTGCTAGTGCTGCTGTTTGA